A portion of the Lolium rigidum isolate FL_2022 chromosome 1, APGP_CSIRO_Lrig_0.1, whole genome shotgun sequence genome contains these proteins:
- the LOC124669642 gene encoding long chain acyl-CoA synthetase 4-like codes for MEFLVESGGAEANAGPTYRNVLAKDAGLLQSAPGLNSCWDVFRASVEKYPSNPMLGRRPVVDGNAGDYAWMTYQEAYDVVMKLAASMSKSGVKQGERAGIYGANSPEWIISMEACNALGVCCVPLYDTLGANAVEFITCHAELQIAFVEERKIEELLKTCHATSKYLKSIVSFGGVTNDQKEEAKNHGLSIFSWEEFLIMGGDHHVDLPEKKKSDICTIMYTSGTTGDPKGVMISNESLLVNLAGADSVMQSIGEAFDQNDVYMSYLPLAHIFDRMFEEVFISHGSKIGFWRGDVKLLVDDIGALKPTIFCAVPRVLDRIYSGLTTKISSGGILKKTLFNLAYKLKLDSMRKGIKHEKASPFFDKLVFSKVKERLGGKLRIIISGGAPLSVAVEEFLRVVTCAYVAQGYGLTETCAGTFVALPNDFSMIGTVGPPVQHTEVRLESVSEMGYDALASIPRGEVCVKGSVLFSGYYKREDLTREVMIDGWFHTGDVGEWQPNGSLKIIDRKKNIFKLSQGEYVAVENLENIYGVLPEIDSIWVYGNSFESSLIAVINPNQQVLEHWAEQNGISGSLAELCENSGAKEHFVAELSKIAKGKKLKGFEFIRAVHLDPLPFDMERDLITPTYKKKRPQMLKYYQGAIDALYKSMK; via the exons ATGGAGTTCTTGGTGGAGTCAGGCGGCGCGGAGGCAAATGCCGGGCCGACGTACCGGAACGTGCTGGCCAAGGACGCCGGCCTCCTGCAGTCGGCGCCGGGACTCAACTCCTGCTGGGATGTCTTCCG GGCTTCTGTGGAGAAGTACCCCAGCAACCCGATGCTCGGCCGTCGGCCAGTTGTTGATGGCAACGCCGGTGACTACGCCTGGATGACTTACCAGGAAGCGTACGACGTCGTGATGAAACTGGCGGCCTCCATGAGCAAATCGGGAGTCAAACAG GGCGAACGCGCTGGAATCTACGGTGCAAACAGTCCGGAATGGATCATTAGCATGGAG GCTTGCAATGCCCTTGGAGTTTGCTGTGTGCCGCTCTATGACACTCTAG GTGCTAATGCGGTGGAATTTATCACGTGCCACGCCGAACTCCAGATTGCTTTTGTggaagagagaaagattgaagag CTCTTGAAAACCTGTCATGCCACTTCAAAGTATTTGAAAT CGATCGTCAGCTTTGGAGGAGTCACAAATGACCAAAAGGAGGAAGCTAAGAACCATGGGCTTTCCATTTTCTCATGGGAGGAATTCCTGATCATG GGTGGTGATCATCATGTTGATCTTCCTGAAAAGAAGAAATCCGACATCTGCACAATAATGTACACAAGTGGAACAACTGGGGACCCTAAAGGTGTTATGATATCCAATGAAAGCCTTCTTGTTAACCTGGCTGGTGCTGATTCTGTAATGCAATCTATTGGTGAAGCT tTCGATCAAAATGATGTCTATATGTCATATCTTCCACTAGCTCATATCTTCGATAGAATGTTTGAGGAAGTATTCATTTCTCATGGATCAAAAATTGGATTCTGGCGCGGG GATGTTAAGTTGTTGGTTGACGACATTGGAGCATTAAAACCAACAATATTTTGTGCTGTTCCACGTGTACTCGACAGAATATATTCTG GTCTTACAACCAAGATTTCGTCTGGTGGAATACTGAAGAAAACCTTATTCAATCTTGCATACAAGCT GAAACTAGACAGCATGAGGAAAGGAATTAAACATGAAAAGGCATCCCCATTCTTTGACAAATTAGTTTTCAGCAAG GTGAAAGAAAGACTGGGAGGAAAATTACGTATTATTATATCTGGTGGGGCTCCTCTTTCTGTAGCGGTGGAAGAATTTTTGAGGGTTGTAACATGTGCATATGTTGCTCAAGGATACG GACTCACGGAAACTTGTGCCGGAACTTTTGTTGCACTACCAAATGATTTCTCCATGATTGGAACTGTTGGCCCACCAGTTCAACATACAGAAGTTCGACTTGAGTCAGTTTCAGAGATGGGCTATGATGCTTTGGCAAGCATTCCTCGTGGGGAGGTATGCGTGAAGGGAAGTGTTCTATTTTCTGGATACTACAAAAGAGAGGACCTAACACGGGAAGTCATGATTGATGGATGGTTTCATACAG GGGATGTTGGTGAGTGGCAACCAAACGGATCCTTGAAAATCATTGACAGGAAGAAAAATATATTCAAGCTTTCACAGGGAGAATATGTTGCAGTGGAAAATCTAGAGAATATCTATGGTGTTCTTCCAGAAATTGATTCG ATATGGGTATATGGGAACAGTTTCGAATCTTCTCTTATTGCTGTTATAAACCCCAACCAGCAAGTGCTTGAACACTGGGCTGAACAAAATGGTATTTCTGGAAGTTTGGCTGAACTATGTGAAAACTCGGGAGCCAAAGAGCATTTTGTAGCTGAACTTTCAAAGATTGCAAAGGGAAAGAAG CTAAAAGGCTTTGAGTTCATAAGAGCCGTCCATCTTGACCCGTTACCATTTGATATGGAGCGGGACCTTATCACCCCAACATACAAGAAGAAACGCCCACAAATGCTCAAATACTACCAG GGAGCCATCGACGCACTCTACAAAAGCATGAAATAA
- the LOC124669652 gene encoding transcription factor WRKY19-like, translating into MQEVGGGDSMHLLLSILTDGEEQARRLLGELPATAGNQLPPAKECCRDVARQLRCTFGKAIAVAKAIEASHGGASSTDSPRSAEENSGAVVAASRDAAQAQESQGICKRRKGLPRWTQKFRIPDANLDYTPDDGLSWRKYGQKEILGARFPRGYYRCTYRNAQGCPATKHVQRSDADLAVFDVTYQGTHTCHQKQRNADAAPPPPAVAAASDGGHHPPLQDPDVQMLASFNNSLKVETDGMPPSSSSFHGHDVSAAAFSFPYPTSAGFSPVECAGYDQLPAGGGCFSAAPFFSPAATTSTDSGYFSVAAHFPAVGRRGPESSELGEVVSAATTSSAAVAARLDNSLYEYQLHDDDFNSFSPMPGHPSSHDQHGDA; encoded by the exons ATGCAGGAGGTTGGAGGAGGGGACAGCATGCATCTGCTCCTGAGCATCCTGACCGACGGCGAGGAGCAGGCAAGGCGCCTCCTGGGCGAGCTGCCGGCGACGGCCGGCAACCAGCTGCCTCCGGCGAAGGAATGCTGCAGGGACGTGGCGCGGCAGCTGCGGTGCACGTTTGGCAAGGCGATTGCCGTCGCCAAGGCCATCGAGGCGTCTCATGGCGGCGCCTCGAGCACCGACTCGCCTCGGTCGGCCGAGGAGAACTCCGGCGCTGTCGTGGCTGCAAGCAGGGACGCGGCGCAAGCGCAAGAGAGCCAAGGCATTTGCAAGAGAAG GAAGGGCCTCCCAAGATGGACCCAAAAATTCCGAATACCAGACGCAAATTTAGATTACACTCCAGATGACGGGCTCAGCTGGAGGAAGTACGGCCAGAAGGAGATCCTCGGCGCCAGATTTCCAAG GGGCTACTACCGCTGCACGTACAGGAACGCGCAGGGCTGCCCCGCCACGAAGCACGTGCAGCGCTCCGACGCCGACCTCGCCGTGTTCGACGTCACGTACCAGGGCACGCACACGTGCCATCAGAAGCAGCGCAACGCcgacgccgcgccgcctcctcccgccgtGGCAGCCGCGAGCGACGGCGGCCACCACCCGCCATTGCAGGACCCGGACGTGCAGATGCTGGCGAGTTTCAACAACAGCCTCAAGGTGGAGACCGACGGGATGCCGCCGTCTTCATCGTCCTTCCACGGCCACGACGTCTCCGCTGCCGCCTTCTCCTTCCCCTACCCCACGTCGGCGGGCTTCTCGCCGGTTGAGTGCGCCGGCTACGACCAGCTGCCGGCCGGAGGTGGCTGCTTCTCCGCGGCGCCGTTCTTCTCGCCGGCCGCCACGACGTCGACCGATTCGGGCTACTTCTCCGTTGCTGCGCACTTCCCTGCGGTGGGCAGGCGCGGGCCGGAGTCGTCGGAGCTCGGGGAGGTCGTCTCCGCGGCAACAACGTCCTCAGCGGCGGTGGCCGCCCGGCTCGACAACTCGCTGTACGAGTACCAGCTGCACGACGACGATTTCAACTCGTTCTCGCCAATGCCCGGTCACCCTTCTTCCCATGACCAGCACGGAGACGCGTGA